A single genomic interval of Halalkalibaculum roseum harbors:
- a CDS encoding MBL fold metallo-hydrolase, with amino-acid sequence MELSSTKIGPFSLHTIECGRFRLDGGAMFGVVPKTLWARQIEADEKNRIPMAMRCLLITSENTGKVYLIDNGCGTKFDEKFESIYALDYDHSNLLDSLDYHGFKPEDITDLILSHLHFDHCGGTTYYDDEGEIQHTFPNATYHVPKEHWETANNPNAREKASFFDEYIRPMETSGRLNLVEEHHSYEDGFSAIPVNGHTISQQLPKIEAEGKTLVFAADLLPTHIHVPLPWVMGYDMRPVQTLDEKERILNDAVEDNWHFFLEHDAQKEVITVKKEDGKFKAGNSLTLSDL; translated from the coding sequence ATGGAATTGAGCAGTACCAAGATCGGACCCTTTTCACTTCACACTATTGAATGCGGGAGATTTCGCCTGGATGGCGGTGCCATGTTTGGCGTAGTGCCGAAGACGCTTTGGGCGCGGCAGATTGAAGCGGATGAAAAGAACCGTATTCCCATGGCCATGCGCTGCCTGCTGATCACTTCCGAAAACACCGGCAAGGTCTACCTCATTGATAATGGGTGCGGTACCAAGTTTGATGAAAAGTTCGAATCCATATACGCCCTAGATTATGATCATAGCAATCTGCTAGACTCACTGGACTACCATGGCTTCAAACCGGAAGACATCACCGATCTGATCCTCTCCCACCTGCACTTCGATCACTGCGGGGGAACCACTTATTACGATGATGAGGGCGAAATTCAGCACACCTTTCCCAATGCCACGTACCACGTGCCCAAAGAGCACTGGGAAACCGCCAACAACCCGAATGCCCGGGAAAAAGCCAGTTTCTTTGATGAGTATATCCGTCCCATGGAAACATCCGGCCGGCTGAACTTAGTGGAAGAACATCATAGCTATGAAGACGGATTCAGTGCCATCCCCGTGAACGGGCATACCATCAGCCAGCAGTTGCCGAAAATTGAAGCGGAGGGCAAGACCCTGGTGTTTGCCGCCGACCTGTTGCCTACGCATATCCATGTACCCCTGCCCTGGGTTATGGGCTATGACATGCGTCCGGTGCAAACCCTGGATGAGAAGGAGCGTATCTTGAATGATGCTGTTGAGGATAACTGGCATTTCTTCCTGGAGCACGATGCGCAGAAGGAGGTCATTACCGTCAAGAAAGAAGACGGTAAATTCAAGGCCGGAAATTCATTAACGCTTAGTGACCTTTAA
- a CDS encoding MerR family transcriptional regulator — translation MKKLYYSIGEVSDITSVEAHVLRYWETVFKDLHPKKNKAGNRVYKEEDIEVVLKLKELIQDKKYSTEGARQVLEGDGEEQDKEIPISLKKDLKEIRLFLSKLADKL, via the coding sequence ATGAAAAAACTTTATTACTCCATCGGTGAAGTCAGCGATATCACTTCGGTAGAAGCCCACGTGCTTCGTTACTGGGAGACGGTATTTAAAGATTTGCATCCCAAGAAGAATAAGGCCGGCAACCGGGTATATAAGGAGGAGGACATCGAGGTGGTTCTGAAGCTGAAAGAACTCATCCAGGATAAAAAATACAGTACCGAAGGCGCCCGCCAGGTGCTGGAAGGCGACGGTGAGGAGCAAGACAAAGAGATTCCCATTTCACTGAAGAAAGATCTCAAGGAGATCCGCCTCTTCCTGAGCAAACTGGCGGATAAACTGTGA
- a CDS encoding glycerate kinase type-2 family protein has translation MRDKLLSLFNDALQVLNPYDAVAGAFKNNSIQTGTTTLPLKSFKDVYLLAAGKASIEMARAVMDCGGVNPEHKLVVCPKGSKIPDTLEACTIEAEHPVPGEGSEQAGRAAIQFVKDIPEGALLICCISGGTSSLLVQPAEGISLEELNQTHELLLNSGADIHEMNAVRKHLSQIKGGQLLRHLNKKATLVNLIISDVPGDDPAVIGSGPTVADTSTFLDASKVLSNYTLWEKVPQSVQQHIKRGMSGNDPETIKSVEMKSFIEIVASAKMLANKVLEVAKHSEFGILNSEFPKHKSERDLTVEVADVPFTEDVQKVASEVAGRAKEMVKSVERPCLLVCYGESKVNVTGEGKGGRNQELALRGALKIAGYDHITWLSMGTDGIDGPTDAAGAVVDGKTIGNARLKGLDPEEYLKRNDAYHFHEEMGTLVKTGPTGNNLMDLTMVLVL, from the coding sequence ATGCGAGATAAACTGCTTTCACTTTTTAATGATGCCCTCCAAGTCTTAAATCCCTACGATGCTGTTGCGGGAGCATTCAAGAACAATTCCATTCAAACTGGTACTACAACTCTTCCACTGAAGTCTTTCAAAGACGTGTACCTCCTTGCTGCAGGCAAAGCCTCAATTGAAATGGCGCGGGCGGTTATGGATTGCGGTGGGGTGAATCCCGAACACAAGCTGGTTGTCTGTCCGAAAGGTTCCAAAATACCGGATACCTTGGAGGCCTGTACCATCGAAGCCGAGCACCCCGTTCCGGGAGAAGGCAGCGAGCAGGCAGGCAGAGCGGCCATACAGTTTGTAAAGGATATCCCGGAAGGGGCGCTCCTGATCTGTTGCATCTCGGGCGGTACCTCCTCGCTGCTGGTACAACCCGCCGAGGGCATTTCCCTTGAAGAGTTGAACCAAACCCACGAGCTGCTGCTCAATTCCGGGGCCGATATCCACGAGATGAACGCCGTCCGCAAGCATCTCTCGCAGATAAAAGGCGGGCAACTGCTGAGGCACCTGAACAAGAAAGCCACCCTGGTCAACCTGATCATCTCCGACGTACCGGGCGATGACCCTGCGGTGATTGGGAGTGGTCCAACAGTGGCCGATACCTCTACTTTTTTGGATGCCAGTAAAGTACTGAGCAATTATACCCTTTGGGAAAAAGTACCCCAATCGGTGCAACAGCATATCAAAAGAGGGATGTCAGGGAATGATCCAGAAACGATTAAATCGGTGGAAATGAAGAGCTTTATAGAGATAGTTGCATCAGCGAAGATGCTGGCAAATAAGGTATTAGAAGTAGCAAAGCATTCTGAATTCGGAATTCTGAATTCTGAATTCCCAAAACATAAATCTGAAAGGGATTTGACCGTTGAAGTTGCTGATGTACCTTTTACAGAGGATGTTCAAAAAGTGGCTTCGGAGGTCGCCGGGAGGGCTAAGGAGATGGTTAAAAGTGTTGAGAGGCCCTGCCTGCTGGTTTGCTACGGGGAGAGCAAGGTGAACGTCACCGGTGAGGGCAAAGGGGGGCGCAACCAGGAACTGGCGCTGAGAGGGGCATTGAAGATAGCCGGGTACGACCATATCACCTGGCTGAGTATGGGTACCGATGGCATTGACGGTCCCACGGACGCTGCCGGGGCGGTGGTTGATGGGAAGACGATTGGCAATGCACGGTTAAAGGGACTGGATCCTGAAGAGTATTTAAAACGTAACGATGCCTATCATTTTCATGAGGAGATGGGGACGTTAGTGAAGACCGGCCCAACGGGGAATAATTTAATGGATTTGACGATGGTGCTCGTTCTTTGA
- a CDS encoding DUF4175 family protein, producing the protein MTKPAHNEPGKNVPGLTDILKDSYRKLNRRHRNSALLTGSMVLLFGVSLLILTEQFFYLSPAVKISYWIGLIAISLISGYAVYSRREFNSFRKFCRKLADARSLPELTNAIDFIYNDRSENSRFFELALEQNLKKVKRADLKSSTQEYTSESTVTGKFRKFGMLSILGLIMVLVAAFTLPDSLNRSLAAWESYKKPNPFSYTVLPGSITLEQGNGFQPTIRFNGERPSNLSLAFKTDIEEEFRSRQPSERIEDSVVFASLSPNTSGTYYFEMDGYESEDFRVEVQLLPRFKSLSVAVVPPAYTGLDSTSYSYPFSTIRAYKGSTLRLSGKPNKVLERLTLIRKTVPDTVMVNSIEEESGIFTYQFELTAVDTLSFSMSDGFGLSNKNPFEFVVEPLEDEYPFVQLNRPEGNLEMKNPEDLVLEYEASDDFGLTGARLHYEIRRAFKQNAETQNTSIPLPALNRSETYEWTLNGLNPKPRDVINYWIEVSDNDQINGAKTSRTRSLTITFPSLTEFVDELENRERNAQETLQDISDSYEQMQQEYDRFKEQLQENPQGDWEQKQSVDQIKKQQEAIDEKVKELNEEFEKIRQEIDNSDLLSEESRQAYEELQKLMKEIDDPELAKALEELQKALGNVSQEELRKALENYEFNEQQYQERLKRTLELFKTLKLNSDLDKLAKAFEELAQEEKTLSEQGQNNAEEAGKQEAVQEDLENLQKELEKLSDNPPEKARGKLEQMQQETREELEQARKELQENIEQLRNNEGNEQDNNSINKQQERLEQQFNQLSQKMQNAQQQLNQQRTQVNIAALQYILHSLINLSQNQEKLSQETSQLASRSQAFVEKAREEKQIQQQFTQIADSLFKVSSEIPSFSNTINRKKNEVSNQLATAVEQLAERDKSRAIFAERQSLGGINELATMIASLLDQLQNSQGQGSGSGSMTMQQFMEQLKQMSGQQQQLNQQIQDYINDIQGDRLSKDQVERLNQMARQQNQIRKQIEELQKRGGMESGDQVLSELERLSEEMERTINDLRGGQTDPTLVKRQQNILSRMLNAEKAMQERGEEERREGTSAEEAPNSVSPDVTIEELQQRIRNLLNDPNRTKFNEDYQRLIEQYFELLRNLQTGQDTSAVN; encoded by the coding sequence TTGACCAAACCGGCCCACAATGAGCCCGGCAAGAACGTTCCCGGCCTCACGGACATACTCAAAGACAGCTACCGCAAGCTGAACCGGAGACACCGGAACAGCGCCCTGCTGACCGGTTCAATGGTACTGCTGTTTGGCGTGTCGCTGTTAATTCTGACCGAGCAGTTCTTCTACCTTTCTCCTGCTGTCAAAATCAGTTACTGGATCGGGCTGATTGCTATCTCTTTGATCTCCGGATACGCGGTTTACAGTAGGCGTGAGTTCAACTCATTCCGCAAGTTCTGCCGGAAACTGGCCGACGCCCGTTCGCTGCCAGAGCTTACAAACGCCATTGATTTTATTTATAACGACCGGTCAGAGAACTCCCGTTTCTTCGAACTGGCCCTGGAACAAAACCTGAAGAAGGTCAAACGCGCCGACCTCAAATCATCCACCCAAGAATATACATCCGAATCGACGGTAACCGGGAAATTTCGCAAGTTCGGAATGCTTTCCATATTGGGACTCATAATGGTACTCGTTGCTGCATTTACTCTCCCGGATTCCCTCAATCGCTCCCTGGCCGCCTGGGAATCCTACAAAAAACCGAATCCCTTTAGCTATACCGTACTTCCCGGATCGATAACCCTTGAGCAGGGCAATGGCTTTCAGCCAACTATTCGGTTTAACGGGGAAAGACCGTCTAACCTCTCACTGGCATTCAAAACGGACATTGAAGAGGAATTCCGAAGCCGTCAACCATCTGAGCGTATTGAAGATTCCGTGGTTTTTGCTTCCCTATCGCCAAATACCAGTGGCACTTACTATTTTGAAATGGACGGCTACGAAAGCGAGGATTTCCGGGTGGAGGTTCAGCTCCTCCCCCGCTTTAAATCTTTATCCGTAGCGGTAGTACCTCCTGCATACACTGGCTTGGACAGCACCTCCTACAGTTATCCTTTTTCTACCATCAGGGCATACAAAGGCTCCACCCTGCGGCTTTCCGGAAAGCCCAATAAAGTGCTGGAGCGTTTAACACTGATTAGAAAGACCGTTCCGGATACCGTGATGGTGAATTCCATTGAGGAAGAATCCGGTATCTTCACTTACCAATTTGAATTAACTGCCGTAGATACCCTCTCCTTTTCAATGTCAGACGGATTCGGTCTGTCCAATAAAAATCCTTTTGAATTTGTGGTGGAACCGCTGGAGGATGAATATCCTTTTGTTCAGCTAAACCGTCCGGAAGGCAACCTGGAGATGAAAAATCCCGAAGACCTGGTACTGGAGTATGAAGCCTCCGATGACTTCGGATTGACTGGGGCACGTCTTCATTATGAAATACGGCGGGCCTTTAAACAGAATGCTGAAACACAAAATACAAGCATTCCCCTACCGGCCCTAAACCGGTCGGAGACCTATGAATGGACACTAAACGGGTTAAATCCCAAACCACGGGATGTAATCAACTACTGGATTGAAGTCAGTGACAACGATCAAATCAATGGAGCCAAGACTTCCCGTACAAGAAGCCTGACTATTACCTTCCCTTCCCTGACCGAATTCGTGGATGAGCTGGAAAACCGGGAGCGCAATGCGCAGGAAACCCTGCAGGATATTTCCGATTCCTACGAGCAGATGCAGCAGGAGTACGACCGCTTCAAGGAACAGCTCCAGGAAAACCCGCAGGGTGACTGGGAGCAAAAGCAGTCGGTCGATCAGATCAAGAAGCAGCAAGAGGCCATTGATGAAAAAGTTAAAGAGCTGAATGAAGAGTTTGAGAAAATCCGGCAGGAGATTGACAACAGTGACCTGTTATCTGAAGAGAGTCGTCAGGCTTACGAAGAGCTGCAGAAACTGATGAAGGAGATCGACGATCCCGAGCTTGCCAAAGCCCTGGAAGAGTTGCAGAAAGCCCTGGGCAATGTCAGCCAGGAAGAGCTGCGAAAAGCTCTGGAGAACTATGAGTTCAATGAACAACAGTACCAGGAACGACTGAAACGCACGCTGGAACTGTTCAAAACCCTGAAACTAAACAGCGATCTGGATAAGCTGGCCAAAGCCTTTGAAGAGCTGGCCCAAGAGGAGAAGACACTGAGTGAACAGGGTCAGAATAACGCGGAAGAGGCCGGGAAGCAGGAAGCCGTGCAAGAGGACTTAGAAAACCTGCAGAAAGAGCTGGAGAAGCTGTCTGATAATCCGCCGGAAAAAGCGAGGGGCAAACTGGAACAGATGCAACAAGAAACTCGTGAAGAGCTGGAACAGGCCCGCAAGGAGCTGCAGGAAAATATTGAACAGCTCAGAAATAACGAAGGCAATGAGCAGGATAACAACAGCATAAATAAGCAGCAAGAGCGCCTCGAGCAGCAGTTCAATCAGCTCTCTCAAAAGATGCAAAATGCCCAGCAGCAGCTGAATCAGCAAAGAACACAGGTCAATATTGCCGCCCTGCAGTATATTCTGCACTCGCTGATCAACCTGTCACAGAACCAGGAAAAGCTCAGCCAGGAGACTTCCCAGCTGGCCAGTCGCAGCCAGGCTTTTGTGGAAAAGGCCCGTGAAGAGAAGCAGATCCAGCAGCAGTTTACCCAGATTGCCGACTCGCTCTTTAAGGTATCCTCTGAAATTCCCAGCTTTTCCAATACCATCAACCGGAAGAAGAATGAAGTGAGTAATCAGCTTGCTACGGCGGTAGAACAGCTGGCTGAACGTGATAAGTCGCGCGCCATCTTTGCCGAACGTCAATCCTTGGGCGGCATCAATGAGCTGGCCACCATGATTGCCAGCCTGCTCGACCAGCTGCAGAACAGCCAGGGTCAGGGCAGCGGCTCGGGATCCATGACCATGCAGCAGTTTATGGAGCAGCTGAAACAGATGTCAGGCCAACAACAGCAGCTGAACCAGCAGATTCAGGACTATATCAACGATATACAAGGCGACCGCCTGAGCAAGGACCAGGTGGAACGACTGAACCAGATGGCCCGACAGCAGAACCAGATCCGCAAACAGATTGAAGAGCTGCAAAAACGAGGAGGCATGGAATCGGGCGACCAGGTACTGAGTGAGCTGGAAAGGCTCTCCGAAGAGATGGAGCGGACCATCAACGACCTGCGGGGTGGACAGACTGACCCCACGCTCGTAAAACGGCAGCAGAATATTCTTTCCCGCATGTTGAATGCCGAAAAAGCGATGCAGGAACGCGGCGAGGAGGAGCGACGGGAAGGCACATCCGCCGAAGAGGCACCGAACAGCGTATCTCCGGACGTGACTATCGAAGAGCTGCAGCAGCGCATCCGCAATCTATTGAATGACCCTAACCGTACCAAATTCAACGAAGACTACCAGCGGTTGATTGAGCAGTATTTCGAGCTGCTTCGAAATTTACAAACCGGACAAGACACCTCTGCTGTCAATTAA
- a CDS encoding vWA domain-containing protein: protein MIWESPAFLWLLLLIPAAIAGIWWYGKKTEEQRSKYFSKDLFKKLQKGFWPLGDRIKMISLFVGLSLLVLAVAGPKVGTEVREVKRQGVDLLVALDLSSSMNAEDVKPSRLEKAKYEISRLVDRLKGDRVGLIIFTGDAYLQAPMTLDYSALRLFLNIADTDQMPTSTTDFSAAMETALRAYNATEDEQSATDAAKVLLIISDGENHGDSYSEALTQLNENNISVYTLGIGTRAGSTIPIYNDDSGNLIGYKRDKEGKVITTRLQPEVLRDIAQQGEGEYYEIRGGNEGIDSFLGRLDELQQGEFASQEYADFKNQYQWLAGAGLVFLLVSMVLNNYRKS, encoded by the coding sequence ATGATTTGGGAAAGCCCCGCATTTTTATGGCTCTTGTTACTGATTCCGGCTGCCATTGCCGGTATCTGGTGGTACGGTAAGAAGACCGAAGAGCAGCGCAGCAAGTATTTCAGTAAGGACCTCTTTAAAAAGCTGCAAAAGGGTTTCTGGCCGCTGGGCGACCGTATCAAAATGATCAGCCTCTTTGTGGGTCTCTCGCTGCTGGTGCTGGCGGTTGCCGGTCCCAAGGTGGGTACAGAGGTGCGCGAAGTGAAGCGGCAGGGTGTCGACCTGCTGGTGGCGCTGGACCTCTCCTCGAGCATGAATGCGGAGGACGTCAAGCCCAGCCGCCTGGAGAAGGCCAAGTATGAAATTTCCCGCCTGGTAGATCGCCTGAAGGGCGACCGGGTCGGGCTCATCATCTTTACCGGCGACGCCTACCTGCAGGCCCCCATGACGCTCGACTACTCGGCCCTGCGCCTGTTTCTGAATATCGCCGACACCGACCAGATGCCGACCTCGACTACCGATTTCAGCGCGGCCATGGAAACCGCTTTGCGGGCCTATAATGCCACCGAGGATGAGCAGTCAGCAACCGATGCCGCCAAGGTATTGCTGATTATCTCGGACGGGGAAAACCACGGGGACTCTTACAGCGAAGCGCTTACCCAACTAAACGAAAATAATATCTCGGTCTATACCTTGGGAATCGGCACCCGTGCGGGAAGTACGATTCCGATCTATAATGACGATTCCGGCAACCTGATCGGGTACAAGCGCGATAAAGAGGGAAAGGTGATCACCACCCGGCTGCAGCCCGAAGTGCTACGCGATATTGCCCAGCAGGGCGAAGGCGAGTATTATGAGATCCGGGGCGGCAACGAGGGCATCGATTCATTCCTCGGCCGCCTGGATGAACTGCAGCAGGGCGAGTTCGCCAGCCAGGAGTATGCCGATTTCAAGAACCAATACCAGTGGCTCGCCGGGGCGGGATTGGTGTTTTTATTGGTATCGATGGTGTTGAATAACTACCGCAAATCTTAA
- a CDS encoding XrtA system polysaccharide deacetylase, whose protein sequence is MHDVYITIDVEDWFQVENLRPSFPLSTWDKQEWRVEANVNLLLEMLDRHACRTTFFVLGQVAERFPHIVKNIVNNGHELASHGYNHVLLYEMDSEAITTDLKRSKAILEDISGKEVFGYRAPSFSVNDENIEIIRSAGYRYDSSYNDFGGHDRYGTLELAQWTKKRAGVYEHPDDNFFEIPIQNLRMFGSVIPWGGGGYFRMIPWPFFKRGIAHIIEQSPYIFYLHPWEIDPGQPRVSGLSFTSRLRHYTNLSKVEGRLGKLMEAFSPSQTMSDLVGCLDKE, encoded by the coding sequence ATGCACGATGTGTATATCACCATAGACGTGGAAGACTGGTTCCAGGTAGAAAACCTGAGGCCTTCTTTCCCATTGTCAACCTGGGACAAACAGGAGTGGAGGGTGGAAGCCAATGTAAACCTACTGCTGGAGATGTTGGACCGCCATGCGTGTAGGACCACGTTTTTTGTGCTGGGCCAGGTAGCAGAACGGTTTCCGCATATCGTAAAGAACATAGTTAATAACGGTCATGAACTTGCTTCCCACGGGTACAATCATGTGCTGCTTTATGAGATGGATTCCGAGGCCATTACCACGGACCTGAAACGCTCGAAGGCCATACTGGAAGATATCAGCGGGAAAGAAGTTTTTGGCTATAGGGCCCCTTCTTTTTCGGTAAACGACGAAAACATCGAAATCATCCGGAGTGCCGGCTACCGGTATGATTCGTCCTATAATGATTTCGGAGGCCACGATCGTTATGGAACACTAGAACTAGCCCAATGGACGAAGAAGCGAGCGGGTGTTTATGAACATCCCGACGATAATTTCTTTGAAATACCTATTCAAAATCTCCGAATGTTTGGTTCTGTCATCCCATGGGGTGGGGGAGGGTATTTTAGGATGATTCCATGGCCCTTTTTTAAAAGGGGTATAGCACACATTATCGAGCAAAGTCCGTATATCTTTTACCTGCATCCCTGGGAAATCGATCCCGGCCAGCCCCGGGTTTCCGGTTTGTCCTTCACATCCAGGCTTCGGCACTACACCAATTTGTCGAAGGTAGAGGGGCGGCTGGGTAAGTTGATGGAGGCGTTTAGTCCGTCGCAGACGATGAGTGATTTGGTGGGGTGTCTAGATAAAGAATGA
- a CDS encoding exopolysaccharide biosynthesis polyprenyl glycosylphosphotransferase, protein MLKELLVESSVSGKIRKGIHNQSREPANSALWYFIGLPLMLGLSSYVTWNSIVIPIGSIPMAVGCGLAYLATWFNRYRSSSYMAYRTYGLSILILTLSFIALLTILASFRLNYSRWFLLISYSFTFSWFTAGVLLFKESARNFMIIKGGITNKLKKLSQEHHWPMVHRLPEKPVLNEYDAIVIDMHEHSDPQLLKQIADASLHGVSVKHAATVFEEYSGRSDLDYLAHEGLYDLVRNKVYVALKRGWETLFIVLSSIFIVPLAAFTALCIKLESRGPVLFTQQRIGKDGETFTLYKFRSMTVKSETNGAQFAGEEDNRITRVGRFIRKFRIDEIPQFWNVLRGEMSLIGPRPEQKHFVEFFNEEIPFYSYRHKVRPGITGWAQTKDGYADDVETTRRKLEYDLYYVKNISLSLDILIVYMTIKTIFTGFGAR, encoded by the coding sequence ATGCTTAAAGAACTCTTAGTGGAGTCGTCGGTGTCAGGTAAAATTCGAAAGGGTATTCATAATCAAAGCAGGGAACCTGCGAACAGCGCCTTGTGGTATTTTATTGGTCTGCCGCTGATGCTGGGACTAAGTTCCTATGTGACCTGGAACAGTATCGTCATTCCTATCGGGTCCATTCCCATGGCCGTGGGCTGCGGTCTTGCTTATCTGGCCACCTGGTTCAACCGGTATCGATCTTCCAGTTACATGGCCTACCGTACCTATGGATTATCCATACTTATTTTAACACTCTCTTTTATAGCGCTTCTAACCATCCTGGCTTCTTTTCGTCTGAATTACTCGCGATGGTTCTTGTTGATTTCTTATAGTTTCACATTTTCCTGGTTTACGGCCGGAGTATTGTTATTCAAGGAATCCGCCCGCAATTTTATGATTATAAAAGGGGGGATTACCAATAAACTGAAGAAATTATCTCAGGAGCATCACTGGCCCATGGTTCATCGCTTGCCGGAAAAACCTGTATTAAATGAATATGATGCCATTGTCATAGACATGCACGAGCATAGCGATCCCCAACTTTTGAAACAGATCGCTGATGCCAGTTTGCACGGGGTATCGGTAAAACACGCTGCAACGGTTTTTGAAGAATACAGCGGACGTTCCGATCTGGATTACCTTGCCCACGAAGGACTATACGATCTGGTTAGAAATAAAGTATATGTTGCTCTGAAACGAGGTTGGGAAACCCTGTTTATTGTATTGTCTTCCATTTTCATAGTACCGCTTGCGGCGTTTACCGCTTTATGTATCAAACTGGAGTCCCGGGGGCCGGTGCTCTTCACGCAGCAGCGCATAGGTAAAGACGGTGAAACCTTTACCCTGTACAAATTTCGCAGCATGACGGTGAAAAGCGAAACCAACGGTGCTCAATTTGCCGGTGAGGAGGATAACCGCATCACCCGTGTAGGCAGGTTCATTCGCAAGTTTCGTATTGATGAGATACCGCAATTTTGGAATGTGTTGCGGGGAGAAATGAGTCTCATCGGTCCGCGCCCCGAACAAAAGCATTTCGTCGAGTTTTTTAATGAAGAGATTCCTTTTTATTCCTACCGCCATAAAGTGCGTCCCGGCATCACCGGCTGGGCCCAAACCAAGGACGGCTATGCCGACGATGTGGAAACCACCCGCCGCAAGCTGGAGTATGATTTATACTATGTAAAGAATATCAGCCTGTCGTTGGATATTCTTATTGTGTATATGACCATCAAGACGATTTTTACAGGCTTCGGGGCACGGTAG
- a CDS encoding HAD family hydrolase yields the protein MIKLFITDLDGCLTKPFHTPDWQHISEIREINRRSREEEMVPPISICSGRPLPYVEAVAQWLDIRLPVVFENAGLYELSNYNIQVGPVFDEQAKEEVEDLKAWLRSDIIPRYEGMELEFFKLMDAGLIHVDKEVIDDAYPRIIDHISDAFERFEAHKTDISINIILKENNKRDGIQMLCDSLGIKPSEVAYIGDSSGDIPGLQLVGHPFAPKNAIAPVKEVAEEVEFEVTEAVVEVYKRIIDYNKSCSKSL from the coding sequence ATGATAAAGCTTTTCATAACAGACCTCGACGGCTGCCTTACCAAACCCTTTCACACGCCGGACTGGCAGCATATTTCGGAGATACGGGAGATTAACAGGCGAAGCAGGGAAGAGGAGATGGTACCGCCCATCAGTATCTGCTCCGGACGGCCGCTGCCCTATGTGGAGGCGGTAGCCCAGTGGCTGGATATCCGGCTGCCGGTGGTTTTTGAAAATGCGGGACTGTATGAGTTATCAAATTACAACATTCAGGTGGGTCCCGTTTTTGATGAGCAGGCAAAGGAGGAGGTGGAAGATCTGAAAGCCTGGCTGCGGTCGGATATCATCCCCCGGTATGAGGGTATGGAGCTAGAGTTTTTCAAGCTGATGGATGCGGGTCTCATTCACGTTGATAAGGAAGTCATTGATGATGCGTATCCCCGCATTATAGATCACATTTCTGATGCCTTCGAGCGCTTTGAAGCGCACAAGACGGATATCTCCATCAATATTATCCTCAAGGAAAACAACAAGCGAGACGGGATCCAAATGCTATGCGACTCCCTGGGTATTAAGCCCTCAGAGGTGGCCTATATCGGGGACAGCAGCGGGGATATTCCGGGCTTGCAGCTGGTGGGGCATCCCTTTGCACCGAAGAATGCGATTGCACCGGTAAAGGAAGTGGCGGAGGAGGTTGAGTTTGAAGTTACGGAAGCGGTGGTAGAGGTGTATAAGCGAATTATCGACTACAATAAGTCGTGTAGCAAATCTCTGTGA